In Zunongwangia sp. HGR-M22, the sequence AAAACGATCATCATCCCTAAAATTGTCGACTTCAAAAAACCCATCTTGACCTATGGTATATTGACAAACCGATTGCTCTCTTCGCATCACAGCAGGCTCCATGCCTGTGGCTGCAATAGACCATTGCCAATAAGAATCTAAAATATTCACTAAGCACAAATTGGCCCTGGTAATCTTTGATGCCATATTTGTTAAATTTTCAAACAGTTCCTGAAGGCTCTGATAATCTAGATCAAGTTGAGAAACTTCAAGAACTCTTTTAAACTCCTCTTCGGAAGAATCATTTGGTGCTATCATAATACAAATTAATGAACGCATTAAAGTACACAAAATCAAACATATATACAACCTTAATATCTCGCTTACCCTACAATTCATTGAAATTACACCAATCCAAAACATCTCTATAATTTAAACAATATTGTCTTTCAGAAAATTTATGTTAATAGCTTAAAATACCCTAACTACATTATTAACAAAGGTTTATAAACTGATTTACGCATCATATTAGTTTGGTTAACTAATTTTACCTTTAAAACCAACAAATACTTTTGTTATGAAAAAGAACCTAATTAAATTATCTGTATTGGCCTTTGGCTTTACAAGTATTATAAGTCTGTCATCATGTAAAAATTCAGAATCAGATTCTAAAGAGAATACTGAAGCGACTGAAGAGATGGATATGCAAGATGAAACAACAGACAACTCTTATCCTACAAATGCTACGGCAGAATATTTAACCTATGTAGAGCGTGGGGGTGATCTTGATGACAATATGGAACAAAAGCTTTATACCAAAGAAGCACTAAATAAATTGGCTGCTGCTGTTGAGGAAAAATCACAAGATCTTAATGCCAAACCTAATGATAGCTTAAATTCTATTACGGCTGAAATTGATGGTAATACCAATGAAATTGATACTACTATAACTGCAGATAATCTATATAGCAAAGGACAGGTTATTGTAGGAGTGTTAGAAAACTTGCAAAAAGACAGCTATCCCGAATTATCGGATGAGGTTATGGAATTAAAAGAAAGTTGGAAAAAGTTAAAAGCCGCCAAAAAAACTGATTACAAAGATGCTAATGTAAGTGCCTTTTTTGATGAAGCTGCAGATTTGTTAGAAGATATGGTTACTGAAACTCCTAACGGAAATGTTTCCGCAAGTTATACTGGCAAAGATTCTACTCTTTACAGTAAAAAAGCAGATACCATTGAAGTAGACCAATAATAGAAATATTTCTTAAGAAAAAATAAAGCCGCCTTTGGTGGCTTTTTTTATTGCTTTAATTTAGAAACCATTCTAAAATATAAGGCGCCAGTAAAGCGGTAATTATACCGTTAATGCACATTGCCAAACCGCTATAAGTTCCTGCAGATTGGTTTATTTCGAAAGCCTTAGCTGTTCCTATACCGTGTGCTGCCGTACCCAAGGCAGATCCAATGGCCTTTTTATTTTTGATTCCTGTTATTTTTAAAAAATATGGACCTATTGCGTTTCCTAAAATACCAGTCGCAATCACAATACCTGCCGTAATTTCTGGTAACCCACCTGTTACCTTTACGATTTCAATAGCAATAGGAGTAGTAACAGATTTTGCAACTAACGACCGACTTAAGATTTCAGGAGTATTCCATAATATTAAAATCGCCAATACACTAAATATCCCTGCAATTCCTCCCACAAAAACAGAAAGTAAAAAAACTTTTAGATCTCGTTTTACTTCTTCTAGTTTTTCATAAAGAAATACCCCCAATGCTACTACCGAAGGCCCAAGGAAAAAACTTATATATTTCCCTCCCTTATTATAAGTTTCAAAATCGATATTAAAAACGAACAAAACCGCTACTATTATTAAAACAGAAATGAATACGCGATTAAATATGACAAAATTGAATTTTCTTCTTACTATTCCTGAAAAGAAATAAGCAATTAGAGTAAGCGTTACTCCAAAGATTGGCTGAAGTAAAAATGGCTTCATTTTTTGTCCAATTTTTGAAATAAAAAACCTGTAATATAAATAGAAATTAAAGTACTAAAAACAACCGCAGTTGTAACAGGTATCCAAAAATCAGCGATCAAATCGGTATAAGCCATTAATCCAACTCCGTAGGGAATAAAAAAGATTACCATATATTTTACTAACATATCTGAAGCTGGTTTTACATCTTCTAACTTTATGAAATTAAAAAACAAGGCCAAAAAAATTAGCAGCATAGCTATAATATTCCCAGCTATGGGTAAACTAAAATGATATTGAATTAATTCTCCTAAAAGTAAAAATCCAAAGATATAAATAAGCGATTTCAGCATTACTCGTATAAATCATTTAAATCTGCATGATGCAATTCAATTAAAAAATCGGCTACTTTTTTGGCAACAGCTTCAACAAATTTTTTGCCTTTTTCAGCTGTCGCCTTTTTTGGGTTTCCAACTCCGGTATCTTCAGTAACTTTAGTCCACTTCCTTTGGCTGGTTACCCACCCCTCTTTTAGACCTTTTAGTTTATAATTTTTAGCATATCCATTCCCGGCTTCCTCAAGTGGCAATACCAATTCAGGTTTAAAATGCATTACTGCTGCAGTTTCAAGCTCTCCTGCATGATCGCCAGGTTCATCAAAATAATCTTTTGCGTCTATCGATTGAAACCAGTTTAGACTGCAAACGAATACCTCTGGAAAATCTAAACTCAGTTCACGAATAATCGGTTTGAAGTTGTTCCCGCCGTGAGCGTTAAAAATAACTAGCTTTTTAATGTTATGTTTATCCAAAACCTGAAGTGTATCTTTTAAAATAGCATATTGCGTTGAAGGATTGATATTCATACAAAAAGGCACATCCATTTGGCCTGTGTTTACTCCAAACGGAATGGTTGGTAATAAAAGAGGTTTCGCAGCTTGATCCCAGGCAATTTTACAGGTTAATTTTGCGATTTCTTCAGCAAGAATATTATCGGTAGCATAAGGTAAATGATAGTTGTGAGCCTCGGTCGCTCCCCAAGGTAAGATCGCTATTTCGTAATGTTCATCTTTTACGTTTTTGTAATTAGTTTCTGCCAGGATATAGGGACGCATATTTTAAAC encodes:
- a CDS encoding LrgB family protein gives rise to the protein MKPFLLQPIFGVTLTLIAYFFSGIVRRKFNFVIFNRVFISVLIIVAVLFVFNIDFETYNKGGKYISFFLGPSVVALGVFLYEKLEEVKRDLKVFLLSVFVGGIAGIFSVLAILILWNTPEILSRSLVAKSVTTPIAIEIVKVTGGLPEITAGIVIATGILGNAIGPYFLKITGIKNKKAIGSALGTAAHGIGTAKAFEINQSAGTYSGLAMCINGIITALLAPYILEWFLN
- a CDS encoding CidA/LrgA family protein, yielding MLKSLIYIFGFLLLGELIQYHFSLPIAGNIIAMLLIFLALFFNFIKLEDVKPASDMLVKYMVIFFIPYGVGLMAYTDLIADFWIPVTTAVVFSTLISIYITGFLFQKLDKK
- a CDS encoding creatininase family protein: MRPYILAETNYKNVKDEHYEIAILPWGATEAHNYHLPYATDNILAEEIAKLTCKIAWDQAAKPLLLPTIPFGVNTGQMDVPFCMNINPSTQYAILKDTLQVLDKHNIKKLVIFNAHGGNNFKPIIRELSLDFPEVFVCSLNWFQSIDAKDYFDEPGDHAGELETAAVMHFKPELVLPLEEAGNGYAKNYKLKGLKEGWVTSQRKWTKVTEDTGVGNPKKATAEKGKKFVEAVAKKVADFLIELHHADLNDLYE